One Scytonema millei VB511283 genomic window carries:
- a CDS encoding glycosyltransferase family 4 protein, whose protein sequence is MSHPRISLIHPTSNPFARNAALALGEANLLQEAISTIAYNPKGVLSRYLNFLPQKISSRLALELGRRAWTAPANASMRSHPWQEVIRLALVKTKLNRWLNLGHQGPIDWVYVSLDRHVAKHHLHNLDAVYAYEDGAAIAFETAKQRGILCLYDLPIPFYRMSRDIQAQEAERFPELAPALQAVKEPAWKIERKEREVQLADHIFVASSITQRSLLDVGVEPEKISVIPYGAPIDYFHPQTKPDNLFRALFVGRVGPRKGFHYLLQAWQELHLPNAELLAIGINEFPDNWLTQYRDTFRYIPSLPHAALNEYYSAASVFVFPSLVEGFGLVLLEAMACGIPVITTPNTAGPDILTDGVEGFIIPTRDVEALKEKLEWCYSHPEELAQMGRAARRKAEQLTWGLYRQQLASRVQELLCQN, encoded by the coding sequence ATGTCTCATCCGCGTATCTCCCTGATTCACCCTACCAGTAATCCCTTTGCCCGCAATGCTGCACTGGCTTTGGGGGAAGCTAACTTACTCCAAGAAGCGATCTCGACAATTGCCTACAATCCCAAGGGAGTATTATCGCGCTACTTAAACTTCCTACCGCAGAAAATTAGCAGTCGCTTGGCGCTGGAATTAGGTAGGAGGGCGTGGACTGCACCCGCTAATGCATCCATGCGATCGCACCCTTGGCAAGAAGTCATACGTCTAGCATTAGTCAAAACTAAGTTGAATCGTTGGCTAAACTTAGGTCATCAAGGACCGATCGATTGGGTGTATGTCTCTCTAGACCGTCACGTTGCCAAGCATCATTTGCACAACTTAGATGCAGTCTATGCCTACGAAGATGGTGCAGCGATCGCATTTGAAACTGCCAAACAACGCGGAATTCTCTGTTTGTACGATCTCCCAATTCCTTTCTATCGCATGAGTCGGGATATCCAAGCCCAGGAAGCAGAACGTTTTCCAGAACTAGCGCCAGCATTACAGGCAGTTAAAGAGCCTGCATGGAAGATCGAGCGCAAGGAAAGAGAAGTTCAACTGGCAGACCATATATTTGTCGCATCTTCTATTACTCAGCGATCGCTATTAGATGTAGGTGTCGAACCAGAAAAAATTAGCGTTATCCCCTACGGCGCACCAATTGATTACTTTCACCCGCAAACTAAACCCGATAATCTGTTTCGCGCTTTGTTTGTCGGTCGCGTCGGACCTCGCAAGGGCTTCCACTACTTATTACAAGCTTGGCAAGAACTACACTTACCCAATGCCGAACTATTAGCGATCGGGATTAACGAGTTTCCCGACAACTGGCTAACTCAATATAGAGATACTTTTCGCTATATTCCATCTCTGCCTCACGCGGCGTTGAATGAGTATTATAGTGCCGCCAGCGTTTTTGTGTTTCCCTCCCTTGTAGAAGGATTTGGACTCGTACTGCTAGAGGCGATGGCTTGCGGGATTCCCGTGATTACGACACCCAACACTGCTGGTCCAGATATTCTGACAGACGGGGTAGAAGGTTTCATTATCCCCACTCGCGATGTCGAAGCTCTGAAGGAAAAACTGGAATGGTGTTATTCCCACCCCGAAGAATTAGCTCAAATGGGAAGAGCGGCTCGCCGCAAAGCCGAGCAATTAACTTGGGGATTGTATCGACAGCAATTAGCCAGTCGCGTCCAGGAGCTTTTATGCCAGAATTAG
- a CDS encoding NAD-dependent epimerase/dehydratase family protein yields MKKLLVTGSSGLIGSEVCLHFASQGWAIHGVDNNQRAVFFGPQGDTRWNQKRLESLIKGFVHHEIDIRDRQRVLDLIESLRPEAIVHTAAQPSHDRAAAIPFDDFDTNAVGTLNFLEATRQFVPEAPFVHLSTNKVYGDAPNEIAMMELETRWEYAEPTYEYGIPESFRIDQSKHSLFGASKVAADVMVQEYGRYFGLKTCCLRGGCLTGPNHTGVELHGFLSYLVKCNLENRTYKVFGYKGKQVRDNIHSYDVARFIEEFIQAPRCGEVYNLGGGKDNTCSILEAFELVAALTHKKMQYEYVDKNREGDHICYYSDLRKMQSHYSDWSITKPLKLIFSEIVTTWVKRLQEAA; encoded by the coding sequence ATGAAAAAATTACTGGTAACTGGATCGTCGGGACTTATTGGATCTGAAGTTTGCCTGCATTTTGCTAGCCAAGGTTGGGCAATTCATGGTGTTGATAACAATCAAAGAGCTGTTTTCTTTGGACCCCAAGGAGATACTCGTTGGAATCAAAAGCGCTTAGAATCTTTGATTAAAGGTTTCGTGCATCATGAAATAGATATTCGCGATCGCCAACGAGTTCTGGATCTGATTGAAAGCCTCAGACCAGAGGCGATCGTACATACAGCAGCACAACCCAGTCACGACCGAGCAGCAGCAATTCCCTTCGATGACTTTGACACCAACGCTGTAGGAACGCTGAACTTTTTGGAGGCAACACGTCAATTTGTACCGGAAGCTCCTTTCGTACATTTATCTACTAATAAAGTGTACGGAGATGCACCGAATGAGATTGCCATGATGGAGTTAGAAACTCGATGGGAATATGCCGAGCCAACTTATGAGTATGGTATTCCTGAATCATTCCGCATCGACCAATCAAAGCATTCTCTTTTTGGTGCTTCTAAAGTTGCCGCTGATGTCATGGTTCAAGAGTACGGTCGATATTTTGGGTTAAAAACTTGCTGCCTGCGCGGTGGATGTTTGACTGGACCGAATCATACTGGTGTAGAACTGCATGGATTTCTCAGTTACTTAGTGAAATGTAATTTAGAAAATCGCACGTACAAAGTTTTTGGATATAAGGGAAAACAAGTCAGAGATAATATTCATTCCTATGATGTCGCTCGTTTCATTGAAGAGTTTATCCAAGCACCCCGTTGTGGTGAAGTGTACAACTTAGGTGGTGGTAAGGATAATACTTGTTCTATTTTGGAAGCTTTCGAGCTTGTAGCTGCGCTGACTCATAAAAAGATGCAGTACGAGTATGTAGATAAAAATCGTGAAGGAGATCATATTTGCTATTACAGCGATCTTCGTAAAATGCAAAGCCACTACTCTGATTGGTCTATTACAAAACCTTTGAAATTGATATTTTCAGAAATTGTAACGACTTGGGTAAAAAGACTTCAAGAGGCTGCATAG
- a CDS encoding class I SAM-dependent methyltransferase codes for MKTITLQHHWSESWKQSYSYDLIEMYGETSYRGYSYAYAHRYKHTLELIQKVTRPGAKILDVAAAQGNFSLALAELGYEVTWNDLREELVDYVRLKWEYGTIHYKPGNVFTLGFNAEFDVILITEVIEHVAHPDLFLKKIAQMVKPGGHIVMSTPNGEYFQNRLPKFSDCPDPSQFEAIQFQPNSDGHIFLLHLDEIENIVHEAGLSIQETRIFTNPLTNGHLKLGKLLNFLAPSWVDACESFTQALPLVLRKKIHTGVAVLLTRLA; via the coding sequence ATGAAAACAATTACCCTTCAACATCATTGGTCAGAGAGTTGGAAACAAAGTTATTCATACGATTTAATAGAAATGTATGGAGAAACTAGTTATCGTGGATATAGCTATGCGTATGCCCATCGATATAAGCATACTTTAGAGTTGATTCAAAAAGTTACACGACCAGGGGCAAAGATTTTAGATGTAGCCGCTGCCCAGGGAAACTTTAGTTTGGCTTTGGCAGAGCTAGGCTATGAAGTCACCTGGAACGATTTGCGTGAAGAATTGGTTGATTATGTCAGATTGAAGTGGGAATATGGAACTATTCATTACAAACCAGGAAATGTTTTCACACTAGGATTTAATGCTGAATTTGATGTTATTTTAATTACTGAAGTGATCGAACACGTTGCTCATCCCGATCTATTTTTGAAGAAAATAGCTCAGATGGTGAAGCCTGGAGGTCACATAGTCATGAGTACGCCAAATGGCGAATATTTTCAAAATCGTCTGCCTAAATTTTCGGATTGTCCCGACCCCAGCCAGTTTGAAGCAATACAATTTCAGCCCAATTCAGACGGTCATATCTTTTTATTACATTTAGATGAAATAGAAAACATAGTTCATGAAGCTGGATTATCGATTCAAGAGACAAGAATTTTTACAAATCCACTAACTAACGGTCATTTAAAATTAGGAAAATTATTGAATTTTCTCGCTCCTAGCTGGGTTGATGCTTGTGAAAGTTTTACGCAAGCTTTGCCATTAGTTTTGCGAAAAAAAATTCACACTGGAGTTGCTGTTTTACTGACTCGTTTAGCCTAG
- a CDS encoding DUF4082 domain-containing protein — translation MKRHLKYFTLSLCTFLLSAGQASVLMTTLPLPGLQTSTAVAATSLNAGPGGPILVITTTSDPFSNYYAEILRNEGLNTFSVSDISSVSSEMLANYDVVILAKMTLSPAQVTMFSNWAASGGNLIAMRPDKQLSNLLGLTDTASTLSNGYLLVDTSKAPGNGIVNQTIQFHDTADRYTLNGATSLATLYTNAIAATSNPAVTLRNIGSSGGQVAAFTYDLARSIVYTRQGNPAWAGQERDGFSPIRANDMFFGAASHDPQPDWIDMNKVAIPQADEQQRLLANLILTMNSDKKPLPRFWYFPHGKKAVVLMTGDDHGNGGTVGRFNQYKTMSPAGCSVDDWECVRGTSYIYPNTPISNAQAAAFTADGFEVGLHVNTNCANYTPTSLQTFYTQQLNAWSSRFPSIPASPSQRHHCGVWSDWATASKVELSQGIRLDTNYYFWPPNWVGDRPGFFTGSGMPMRFADLNGTLIDVYQATTQITDESGQTYPFTVNTLLDRALGAEGYYGVFTVNAHTDSNLSTVSDAVVSSAQARGIPIVSARQMLTWLDGRNNSSFSGLAWNNNTLSFAIAPGTGTRGLQAMLPVRSTVGTIASITLNGSPVTYTTQQIKGIQYALFSAASGNYVATYTNATTDTIPPSISSTSPSNGETNASLGSSLTATFSEAIDPATINANTFILQDSTNAIVPATVTYNATTRTATLQPSSSLVTGRTYTATVIGGTSQPRVQDLAGNPLVANFRWSFTTTSSSSYSFWNDTTTPAVAANSDAQAVELGVKFKSDLNGYITGIRFYKGSENTGTHVGNLWTSTGQLLATATFSNETATGWQQVKFSQPVAINANTVYVASYHTSSGRYAINEGYFATASIDSPPLHFLRDGESGGNGVYKYGTTGFPSNTYRASNYWVDVTFTTSATDTTPPSISATSPSNGATSVSTSTNITTTFSEAIDPATINVNTFVLQDATNAVVPATVTYDAASRTATLQPSNPLATGTTYRATVRGGTTQPRVQDLAGNALATNSTWSFTTTATASTSYSLWNSSTIPSQIATFDPSAVELGVKFKSNANGYITGIRFYKGSGNTGLHKATLWTSDGQQLATATFTNETATGWQQVNFTQPVPITANTVYVASYHTTTGNYAYALNYFANSGLDNGPLHALRDGANGGNGVYKYGNGGFPSQTFRSSNYFVDVVFTPNN, via the coding sequence ATGAAACGACATCTCAAGTATTTCACATTATCTTTATGCACATTTCTCCTGAGCGCGGGTCAAGCATCTGTACTCATGACAACATTGCCTTTGCCAGGGTTGCAAACATCAACTGCTGTTGCTGCGACATCGCTCAACGCAGGACCAGGTGGACCGATCCTAGTCATCACAACGACTTCCGACCCTTTCAGCAACTACTACGCCGAGATTCTGCGAAATGAAGGGCTGAATACATTCAGTGTCAGCGATATTTCCTCAGTTTCCTCAGAGATGCTGGCTAACTACGACGTAGTTATTCTTGCCAAGATGACCCTTAGTCCCGCTCAGGTGACGATGTTTAGTAACTGGGCGGCTAGTGGTGGTAATCTGATCGCAATGCGTCCTGACAAGCAGCTTAGTAATTTACTTGGTCTTACTGATACAGCCTCCACACTCTCCAACGGTTACTTACTTGTAGACACGTCAAAAGCTCCTGGTAATGGCATTGTTAACCAAACTATCCAGTTTCACGACACAGCCGATCGCTACACGCTCAACGGTGCTACCAGTCTCGCCACGCTTTATACAAATGCGATCGCAGCAACTTCCAATCCAGCTGTAACCTTACGTAATATTGGTAGCAGTGGTGGTCAGGTTGCAGCATTTACTTACGATTTAGCGCGCTCGATCGTCTACACCCGTCAAGGAAATCCTGCTTGGGCTGGGCAGGAGCGCGATGGTTTCTCGCCGATTCGCGCTAATGACATGTTTTTTGGTGCGGCAAGTCACGATCCTCAACCAGACTGGATCGATATGAACAAGGTTGCGATTCCGCAAGCTGACGAACAACAACGCTTGCTAGCAAACTTAATTCTGACCATGAACTCGGACAAAAAACCCCTCCCCCGTTTCTGGTATTTTCCGCATGGTAAGAAAGCGGTTGTGCTGATGACTGGAGACGATCATGGGAATGGAGGGACAGTAGGTCGATTCAACCAATACAAAACCATGAGTCCGGCTGGTTGCTCTGTAGACGATTGGGAATGCGTTCGCGGCACTTCATATATTTATCCCAATACACCAATCAGTAATGCACAGGCAGCCGCTTTCACTGCTGATGGTTTTGAAGTGGGGTTGCATGTCAATACGAACTGTGCGAACTATACGCCCACCTCACTTCAAACTTTCTATACACAGCAACTTAATGCGTGGAGTAGCCGCTTCCCCAGCATACCTGCCTCGCCTAGCCAACGCCATCACTGCGGTGTTTGGAGTGACTGGGCTACCGCGTCCAAAGTAGAGCTGAGTCAAGGAATCCGGCTCGATACCAACTACTATTTCTGGCCGCCTAATTGGGTAGGCGATCGCCCGGGGTTCTTTACTGGAAGTGGTATGCCAATGCGCTTTGCCGACCTAAACGGGACGCTCATTGACGTTTATCAAGCAACTACCCAAATAACCGATGAGTCGGGACAAACATACCCTTTCACAGTCAATACTCTACTCGATCGCGCACTGGGAGCAGAGGGGTATTACGGTGTTTTCACGGTCAACGCCCATACTGATAGCAACCTCTCAACAGTTTCCGATGCAGTGGTTAGCTCAGCACAAGCCCGTGGTATACCGATTGTTTCCGCCCGTCAAATGTTGACTTGGCTTGATGGTCGCAACAATTCCTCATTCAGCGGGTTGGCATGGAATAACAATACTTTGAGCTTTGCGATCGCGCCAGGTACAGGCACAAGAGGGCTGCAAGCAATGTTACCAGTGCGATCGACAGTTGGAACAATTGCCAGTATTACGCTTAATGGCAGCCCAGTTACTTACACAACCCAGCAAATCAAAGGTATTCAGTACGCCTTGTTCTCAGCTGCTAGCGGCAATTACGTTGCTACATACACTAACGCTACTACAGACACGATTCCACCTAGCATCAGTTCTACTTCTCCCAGCAACGGAGAAACAAACGCCAGTCTTGGATCGAGTCTCACAGCCACCTTCAGCGAGGCAATCGATCCAGCCACAATTAACGCTAATACCTTTATATTGCAAGATTCAACCAATGCGATCGTCCCCGCTACCGTCACCTACAACGCCACTACCCGCACCGCCACATTGCAACCGAGCAGTTCGTTAGTCACGGGCAGGACCTATACCGCTACCGTCATCGGTGGGACGAGCCAGCCTCGCGTCCAAGACTTAGCAGGTAATCCCCTAGTCGCTAACTTCAGATGGTCTTTTACGACAACATCGTCTAGTTCGTACAGCTTCTGGAATGACACGACAACACCCGCTGTAGCAGCTAACTCTGACGCTCAAGCTGTAGAACTGGGAGTCAAGTTCAAATCCGATCTCAACGGCTATATCACTGGCATCCGCTTCTACAAAGGCAGTGAAAATACCGGCACGCACGTTGGCAACCTCTGGACGAGTACCGGGCAGCTACTGGCAACGGCAACATTTAGCAATGAAACTGCTACTGGTTGGCAACAAGTCAAATTTTCGCAACCAGTCGCGATTAACGCCAACACTGTCTACGTCGCCTCTTACCACACCAGCAGCGGACGTTACGCCATCAACGAAGGATATTTTGCTACCGCTAGCATCGATAGCCCACCACTGCATTTTCTGCGCGATGGCGAGAGCGGAGGGAATGGGGTGTACAAGTACGGTACAACTGGCTTCCCCAGCAACACCTATCGCGCTAGCAACTATTGGGTTGATGTCACCTTTACTACTAGTGCTACAGATACGACTCCACCCAGCATCAGCGCTACTTCTCCCAGCAACGGCGCGACCAGTGTTAGTACCAGCACGAACATTACTACTACTTTTAGCGAAGCGATCGACCCGGCGACGATTAACGTCAATACTTTCGTGTTGCAGGATGCCACTAATGCTGTCGTCCCTGCCACTGTCACCTACGATGCCGCTAGCCGCACCGCCACTCTGCAACCAAGCAATCCTCTGGCAACTGGTACAACCTATCGCGCTACCGTCAGAGGTGGGACAACTCAACCACGAGTACAAGACCTCGCTGGCAATGCTTTAGCAACTAACTCTACCTGGTCTTTTACCACCACAGCCACAGCATCGACTTCCTATAGCCTTTGGAATAGTTCGACCATTCCTTCCCAAATCGCCACCTTCGATCCTAGTGCTGTAGAGCTAGGAGTCAAGTTCAAATCGAATGCGAACGGCTACATCACTGGTATTCGCTTTTACAAAGGTAGTGGTAACACGGGTTTGCACAAAGCAACTTTGTGGACTAGCGACGGACAACAACTAGCAACGGCAACATTTACGAATGAGACTGCTACAGGCTGGCAGCAGGTGAACTTTACCCAACCAGTGCCAATTACTGCCAATACCGTCTACGTTGCCTCCTATCACACCACGACTGGCAACTACGCTTATGCGCTGAACTACTTTGCTAATTCTGGGCTTGATAACGGACCATTACATGCTCTGCGCGATGGGGCTAACGGTGGCAATGGCGTTTACAAATACGGCAACGGTGGCTTCCCCTCTCAGACATTCCGGTCGAGCAACTATTTTGTCGATGTCGTTTTTACTCCAAATAACTAA
- a CDS encoding glycosyltransferase family 2 protein, whose product MTQFSFFSVIVPTYQRNDLLAKCLDCLIPEIQTLPAEQYEVIVTDDGFQITAQEMIREFYPWVKWVAGSRKGPAANRNNGAKYARGEWLVFTDDDCLPDPQWLEAYAEAIVAEPACLVFEGRTYVDRPRRSLAETSPVNESGGYLWSCNFAVKKQLFESLTGFDERFPYAAMEDVDFRLRLVKSGYKFSFVKTASVCHPWRAKGGWNKIKQHREATFIYLSIHAEELVNINSVYYLLFALRSFVNQTVPAILQFNFTGINEAFLEHFAYLYMSVLLWRYSLTSMKSLKNQ is encoded by the coding sequence ATGACTCAATTTTCATTTTTTTCCGTCATAGTTCCTACTTATCAACGCAATGACTTACTGGCGAAATGCTTGGATTGTTTAATACCTGAAATTCAAACATTGCCAGCAGAGCAATATGAAGTCATCGTTACCGATGATGGTTTTCAGATAACTGCACAGGAGATGATTCGCGAGTTTTATCCTTGGGTAAAGTGGGTGGCTGGTTCCCGCAAAGGTCCAGCCGCTAACCGAAACAATGGTGCTAAGTATGCAAGAGGTGAGTGGCTAGTTTTTACAGATGACGACTGCCTACCCGATCCTCAATGGTTAGAAGCTTACGCTGAAGCTATAGTTGCCGAACCTGCTTGTTTAGTCTTTGAGGGGCGAACTTATGTTGATCGCCCAAGGCGCAGCCTTGCAGAAACTTCACCTGTGAATGAGTCAGGTGGTTATTTATGGTCATGTAATTTTGCCGTAAAAAAGCAACTCTTCGAGTCTCTCACTGGTTTTGACGAACGATTTCCCTATGCTGCGATGGAAGATGTAGATTTCAGATTAAGACTTGTAAAGAGCGGATACAAGTTTTCTTTTGTGAAAACTGCGTCCGTGTGCCATCCCTGGAGAGCCAAGGGAGGGTGGAACAAAATCAAACAACATCGAGAAGCAACATTTATTTACTTATCTATTCATGCCGAAGAATTGGTAAATATTAACTCTGTATATTATTTATTGTTTGCTTTACGGAGTTTTGTCAATCAAACAGTTCCTGCAATTTTGCAATTTAACTTCACTGGAATTAACGAAGCTTTTTTGGAGCATTTTGCATATTTATACATGAGCGTACTACTATGGCGCTATAGCTTGACAAGCATGAAATCACTTAAGAATCAATAA
- a CDS encoding glycosyltransferase: protein MSEVLPRILLVTEATLSQEGKGVNRTLVNLFDNYPAESLMLFCPEHELQSNPTSSPFDRQVFSFSGHRLPILHNRLGKFLNPSIARINLQLLDWLPISNLKKLEDFDPEIILICPVTSLCLLMGYKLTQYFQRPSLIYFMDDWIAIDNSRWLSSSVQKTATQLLKQANGWLMISEQLQNELSKRYQIKPQSSLIVHNPVDLSDKQPPDTISTTHEGTFKIVYAGSIWSMHYDALAAIAEAIYQLRCDGKNIELILHTDRCFWNPYREKWQQWQVTFGDIIPYHELNCYLQRADLLLVASSFLPEYAHMTRSSVQTKLTDYMAAGIPILACGPAYSACNQFLKKWKCGLVCETTQSDEIKNFLLAVLDRQDLQQKIAIPAFEVLKNNFEIEVVNKGLKTFIRNIAARTTEDNSLKVFIICSGLGRVKRGFESFTQECFAILSKDPELDVTLFKGSGTSQAKEISLWNLPRNTWASRQIGKLISRDSYHIEQSSFFLSLIPYLIRQQPDVIYFSDANLGNLLWHWRRLTKQKYKLLFSNGGPITPPFSRWDRVQQVAPIHLQVALNADTPAEKQSLVPYGIQMNSELQTLTFSERNSLRYKLGLPDNCPLLLSVGAINKTHKRMDYVIREVASLPEPRPYLLLLGQQDSESPAIIQLGQELLGCNNFQILTVAHHEIADYYKIADAFVLASLGEGLPRVLLEACSYGLPCLAHDYEITRYVLGQEGYLANFELAGSLASLISKVFTKEQNESNRQLIHRSAYERFSWEKLRPNYVEMIRHCVESADTARAIVNASLSLKN from the coding sequence ATGTCTGAAGTTCTACCTCGCATCTTATTAGTTACTGAAGCAACCTTAAGTCAAGAAGGCAAGGGGGTTAATCGAACTCTCGTCAATTTATTTGATAACTACCCTGCTGAATCACTAATGTTGTTTTGTCCCGAACACGAGTTACAGTCTAACCCGACAAGTTCGCCATTCGATCGCCAAGTGTTTTCTTTTTCTGGGCATCGTTTACCCATATTACATAATCGCTTAGGAAAATTTCTGAATCCTTCGATCGCTCGGATAAATCTACAATTACTCGATTGGCTTCCTATTTCAAATCTAAAAAAACTAGAAGATTTTGACCCAGAAATTATTTTAATTTGTCCGGTTACATCTTTATGTTTACTCATGGGTTATAAATTAACTCAATACTTTCAACGTCCATCCTTAATTTACTTCATGGATGATTGGATCGCGATCGATAACTCGCGATGGTTATCTAGCAGCGTTCAAAAAACGGCTACTCAACTTTTAAAACAGGCAAATGGCTGGTTGATGATTAGCGAGCAATTACAAAATGAATTGTCAAAACGCTATCAGATAAAACCTCAAAGTTCGCTGATCGTTCATAATCCGGTTGACTTATCAGACAAGCAACCACCTGATACGATATCTACTACCCATGAAGGTACGTTTAAAATTGTCTATGCGGGTTCAATTTGGTCGATGCACTATGATGCATTAGCCGCGATCGCAGAAGCAATTTATCAACTCAGATGCGATGGAAAAAATATTGAATTAATACTGCATACAGATCGATGTTTCTGGAATCCATACAGAGAAAAATGGCAACAGTGGCAAGTCACGTTTGGCGATATAATTCCCTATCACGAACTCAATTGCTATCTCCAGCGTGCCGATCTACTACTTGTCGCTTCATCGTTTTTACCTGAATACGCACACATGACGCGCTCATCAGTGCAAACTAAATTGACTGACTATATGGCTGCTGGTATACCAATTTTAGCTTGTGGTCCAGCTTATTCTGCTTGTAATCAATTCTTGAAAAAATGGAAGTGTGGACTTGTTTGCGAGACAACTCAGAGCGATGAAATCAAAAATTTCTTACTCGCCGTTCTCGATCGACAAGATCTACAACAAAAAATAGCAATTCCAGCTTTTGAAGTTTTAAAGAATAATTTCGAGATAGAAGTTGTCAACAAGGGTTTAAAAACGTTTATAAGGAACATTGCCGCTCGAACTACTGAGGATAATAGTTTAAAAGTTTTTATTATTTGCTCTGGTCTTGGACGTGTGAAGCGTGGGTTTGAATCTTTTACTCAAGAGTGTTTTGCAATTCTATCAAAAGATCCAGAGTTAGACGTTACTCTGTTCAAAGGAAGTGGGACTTCTCAAGCAAAAGAAATTAGTCTATGGAATTTACCACGAAATACCTGGGCGAGTCGTCAAATCGGAAAACTAATTAGTCGAGATAGCTATCATATCGAACAAAGCTCATTTTTTTTAAGCCTCATACCTTATTTAATTAGGCAGCAACCAGATGTCATTTATTTTAGCGATGCTAACCTAGGAAATTTGCTATGGCATTGGCGGCGTTTGACAAAGCAGAAATATAAGCTTCTATTCTCTAACGGAGGTCCTATTACTCCACCATTTTCTCGTTGGGATCGCGTGCAGCAAGTAGCTCCCATTCACCTGCAAGTAGCCTTGAATGCCGATACTCCGGCTGAAAAACAAAGCCTGGTTCCATATGGAATTCAAATGAATTCGGAGTTACAAACACTGACATTTTCAGAACGGAATTCTCTGCGGTATAAGCTTGGATTACCTGATAATTGCCCCTTACTTCTTTCTGTAGGAGCAATTAATAAAACCCATAAACGCATGGACTATGTGATTCGAGAAGTCGCTAGTCTACCTGAACCCCGTCCTTACCTGTTACTGCTAGGGCAACAAGATTCTGAATCACCAGCAATTATTCAGCTAGGTCAAGAATTATTAGGCTGTAATAACTTTCAGATTCTTACTGTTGCTCATCATGAGATCGCAGATTACTACAAAATAGCCGATGCTTTCGTTTTAGCATCGCTGGGTGAAGGATTACCACGAGTGCTTCTAGAGGCATGTTCTTACGGATTGCCATGCCTAGCTCATGATTACGAAATTACTCGCTATGTACTAGGTCAAGAAGGATATTTAGCTAATTTTGAACTAGCTGGAAGTTTAGCCAGTTTAATTTCAAAAGTATTCACAAAAGAGCAAAATGAATCCAATCGCCAGCTGATTCATCGTTCCGCATACGAGCGCTTTAGCTGGGAGAAATTACGCCCAAATTATGTTGAAATGATTCGACATTGTGTTGAAAGTGCTGACACAGCACGAGCGATCGTCAATGCTAGCTTGTCCTTGAAAAATTAG
- a CDS encoding class I SAM-dependent methyltransferase produces MSGINRGKLGHGPRLTEAQPLLDLGISVEQLSFDVEDCWSFWHSLCPKSKHLDGLVNSESFWQKIPQYYFTWKSIQAILENPQSVYIDVASTTNSPYQQIVNLLAKTTNIYTQDLIFPPGIHDRQIGGSAAELPLPDASVDAMTLHCAFEHFEGDADTGFVREAGRVLRPGGRVCIVPLYLGEYAFVLCDPAWAFNLCVSPDTIIHFLPRWGERHGRFYSPETLLQRIVEPSKAAGRTVRVIHFTNITELDPDCYTHFGLILEKSL; encoded by the coding sequence ATGAGTGGTATTAACCGGGGTAAACTTGGGCATGGACCAAGACTGACTGAAGCACAGCCACTTCTAGATTTAGGTATTTCTGTCGAGCAGTTAAGTTTTGATGTTGAAGATTGTTGGAGCTTTTGGCATAGTCTATGTCCTAAAAGTAAGCATCTGGATGGATTAGTAAATTCTGAATCATTTTGGCAGAAAATCCCCCAGTATTATTTTACGTGGAAGTCTATTCAAGCAATTTTAGAAAATCCTCAATCGGTCTATATTGACGTTGCCTCTACTACTAACAGTCCCTACCAACAAATTGTCAATCTCCTAGCCAAAACTACTAATATTTACACGCAGGATTTAATCTTTCCTCCAGGAATCCACGATCGCCAAATTGGCGGCTCGGCTGCTGAACTGCCCCTACCGGATGCATCAGTTGATGCCATGACTCTACACTGCGCCTTTGAACATTTTGAGGGTGATGCCGATACTGGTTTTGTGCGCGAGGCAGGGCGGGTATTACGCCCTGGAGGAAGAGTCTGTATCGTGCCTCTTTATTTAGGAGAGTATGCTTTTGTGCTGTGCGATCCAGCCTGGGCATTCAACTTATGTGTCAGTCCAGATACTATCATCCACTTTTTACCAAGATGGGGCGAACGACATGGACGTTTTTATAGTCCTGAGACATTACTGCAACGGATCGTTGAGCCATCAAAAGCAGCAGGACGCACAGTGCGTGTAATTCACTTTACCAATATTACCGAACTCGATCCCGATTGCTACACTCATTTCGGTCTGATTTTAGAAAAGTCATTATAA